Proteins found in one Gordonia sp. PDNC005 genomic segment:
- a CDS encoding DUF3349 domain-containing protein, with translation MAPTLFENVVNWIRAGYPDGVPAADYPPLLALLTPVLTESEITDIVLKLALEHGTESPATPERIKDAIHAVTEQAPSAEELRQVSARLAAAGWPLAVSVPASE, from the coding sequence ATGGCACCCACACTCTTCGAGAACGTCGTCAACTGGATCCGCGCGGGCTACCCCGACGGTGTTCCCGCTGCCGACTATCCGCCCCTCCTTGCCCTGCTCACGCCAGTCCTGACCGAATCGGAGATCACCGATATCGTGCTCAAGCTCGCACTCGAACACGGTACCGAGAGCCCGGCGACCCCGGAACGCATCAAAGATGCGATCCACGCCGTCACCGAGCAGGCTCCGTCCGCGGAGGAACTCCGCCAGGTCTCGGCTCGTCTGGCCGCTGCCGGATGGCCGCTCGCCGTCTCCGTTCCGGCAAGCGAATAA
- a CDS encoding BldC family transcriptional regulator yields MTAIADQDEQASELITPALAAQHNLTPGQVAAMFNVNPKTVARWASSGVLKSIRTPGGHRRFREADVVALLNRG; encoded by the coding sequence ATGACCGCAATCGCAGATCAAGACGAGCAGGCCTCAGAACTGATCACTCCGGCTCTCGCCGCGCAGCACAACCTGACGCCCGGCCAGGTCGCCGCAATGTTCAACGTGAACCCGAAGACCGTCGCACGATGGGCGTCGTCCGGCGTCCTCAAGTCGATCCGCACGCCGGGCGGCCACCGCCGTTTCCGCGAGGCCGACGTCGTCGCCCTCCTCAACCGCGGCTGA
- a CDS encoding DUF3349 domain-containing protein, with product MERHSFLSTIRTWLRAGYPEGVPQSDYVPLFALLRRQLSEEEIRQVAIDMIADSEVETINRVDVGVEISKVTDELPRDEDVARVRTTLEAAGWPFDDAPFSSTDSPEDKP from the coding sequence ATGGAACGCCATTCGTTTCTCTCCACGATCCGGACCTGGCTGCGCGCCGGGTACCCGGAAGGCGTGCCGCAGAGCGATTACGTTCCACTCTTCGCGCTGCTGCGTCGCCAGTTGAGCGAAGAGGAGATCCGGCAGGTGGCGATCGACATGATCGCCGACAGCGAAGTCGAGACGATCAACCGCGTCGACGTGGGAGTCGAGATCTCCAAGGTCACCGACGAACTCCCCCGTGACGAAGACGTCGCTCGGGTCCGCACCACACTCGAAGCGGCGGGCTGGCCGTTCGACGACGCCCCGTTCTCATCGACAGACAGCCCGGAGGACAAGCCCTGA
- a CDS encoding ABC transporter ATP-binding protein: protein MPVVDAVDLVREYRMGTETVRALDGASLTLDGGQFVSVVGPSGAGKSTLLHIVGALDSPTSGSIEVDGVDLTSLSDDAASEFRRHRVGFIFQFFNLVPTLSAWENVALPMLLDSRSLAKAKPRAVELMERVGLGHRIDHRPSELSGGQMQRVAIARSLIMEPTIVLADEPTGNLDSHTGADVLQLLSDVAHEDANRLVLMVTHDAAAARSCDQVVTVRDGRVISGSA, encoded by the coding sequence ATGCCCGTCGTCGACGCCGTCGACCTGGTCCGTGAATACCGCATGGGAACGGAGACGGTCCGCGCGCTCGACGGTGCGTCGCTGACTCTGGACGGCGGGCAGTTCGTGTCGGTCGTCGGGCCGTCCGGTGCCGGAAAGTCGACGTTGTTGCACATCGTCGGTGCACTCGACAGCCCCACATCCGGCTCGATCGAGGTCGACGGCGTCGACCTGACGTCTCTGTCTGACGATGCGGCGTCGGAGTTCCGCAGGCATAGAGTCGGATTCATCTTCCAGTTCTTCAACCTCGTGCCGACGCTGTCGGCGTGGGAGAACGTCGCACTGCCGATGCTGCTCGACTCTCGCTCGCTGGCGAAGGCGAAGCCGCGGGCGGTGGAACTCATGGAACGGGTCGGCCTCGGACACCGGATCGATCACCGGCCCTCTGAACTGTCCGGCGGGCAGATGCAGCGTGTCGCCATCGCGCGGTCGTTGATCATGGAGCCGACCATCGTGTTGGCCGATGAACCGACGGGCAACCTCGACTCCCACACCGGCGCCGATGTTCTGCAACTGCTGTCCGACGTCGCGCACGAGGACGCGAACCGGCTGGTGTTGATGGTCACGCACGATGCCGCCGCCGCTCGATCGTGCGACCAGGTGGTGACCGTCCGGGACGGGCGAGTGATCAGCGGTTCTGCCTGA
- a CDS encoding Clp protease N-terminal domain-containing protein — protein sequence MFDRFSREDRTLFMFATQEARDLGHPSFGNDHLILGMLCNARSPIFTLLGERGLTLDAARGVVREFHQSDEPTAESDEKNRYDEDRDALASIGIDLDRVRAAVRDKFGDDLADGWGERRGRGRGPRRGDGCDERRGHHRPHGRGPGFGGPFGAPGGPGGPGWDGEGPWEGGRGRRGPRGRGRARMNGPVRDAMHSAVTLARTRGDRSIGAEHLLLGILDAGDPASRAVIESVTDVDSLRSAVTEVLESRAAV from the coding sequence ATGTTTGACCGTTTCTCGCGGGAAGACCGCACACTGTTCATGTTCGCCACGCAGGAGGCCCGCGACCTGGGCCACCCGTCGTTCGGCAACGACCACCTGATCCTCGGGATGCTCTGCAACGCGCGGAGCCCCATCTTCACCCTGCTCGGGGAGCGGGGCCTCACGCTCGACGCTGCGCGCGGCGTTGTACGTGAGTTCCACCAGTCCGACGAGCCGACCGCCGAGTCGGACGAGAAGAACCGATACGACGAGGACCGAGACGCCCTCGCCAGCATCGGCATCGACCTGGATCGCGTGCGCGCCGCAGTCCGAGACAAGTTCGGCGACGACCTCGCTGACGGTTGGGGCGAACGCCGCGGCCGCGGCCGCGGACCTCGCCGCGGTGACGGATGCGACGAGCGTCGCGGTCACCACCGTCCGCACGGTCGTGGGCCGGGATTCGGCGGCCCGTTCGGTGCACCGGGTGGACCCGGTGGGCCGGGCTGGGACGGCGAAGGCCCGTGGGAGGGCGGTCGTGGTCGTCGTGGTCCTCGCGGCAGAGGCCGTGCACGCATGAACGGCCCGGTCAGGGACGCCATGCATTCCGCCGTCACCCTGGCGAGGACTCGTGGTGACCGCAGTATCGGCGCCGAGCACCTGCTCCTCGGGATTCTCGACGCAGGCGATCCCGCGTCACGCGCGGTGATCGAATCGGTGACCGACGTCGACAGCCTGCGCAGCGCGGTGACGGAAGTCCTGGAGAGCCGTGCCGCTGTCTGA
- the menE gene encoding o-succinylbenzoate--CoA ligase → MIHARRDLSALLTGDAAYLPLPDLDSNESSRLRAHLGVGEPIDDRCCLVVSTSGTTGVPKGAMHTHDTLRASAQATAEALGGPGVWLQTLPPHHIAGLQVMLRSLAAGFDPVILDLTDGFDVTALPAAVDALAGPRRYTSLVPVQLRKVLADPDATAAMRQFDAILVGGAATPPSLQQTARDAGLQIVTTYGMSETAGGCVYNGIPLAGTTIRIDDADSDGVGRVVLGGATVALGYRNLADHPAFAEPGWFRTDDLGVVTDGALRIVGRADEAISTGGLTVVPQVVEAVIVDLDAVTDCAVVGVPDERLGERVVAVVVPAAGHDAPSVDEIREIVVERLDRYAAPREVVFVDALPLRGPGKVDRAALRDRLRQNTL, encoded by the coding sequence GTGATTCACGCCCGGCGGGATTTGTCGGCTCTGCTCACCGGCGACGCCGCGTATCTGCCGCTGCCTGACCTCGACTCGAATGAGTCGTCACGGCTCCGCGCTCACCTCGGCGTCGGTGAGCCGATCGACGACAGGTGCTGCCTCGTCGTGTCGACGTCGGGCACCACCGGCGTTCCCAAAGGCGCCATGCACACCCACGACACGCTGCGCGCGTCCGCGCAGGCCACAGCCGAAGCCCTCGGCGGGCCAGGAGTCTGGTTGCAGACGCTGCCGCCGCACCACATCGCCGGCCTGCAGGTGATGCTCCGATCACTCGCCGCAGGCTTCGACCCCGTGATACTCGACCTGACCGACGGATTCGACGTCACGGCACTGCCCGCCGCCGTCGACGCGCTCGCCGGACCGCGCCGGTACACCTCGCTGGTACCCGTCCAGTTGCGCAAGGTTCTCGCCGACCCCGACGCCACCGCCGCGATGCGGCAGTTCGACGCGATCCTCGTCGGCGGCGCCGCCACTCCCCCGTCCCTGCAGCAGACGGCGCGCGACGCCGGACTGCAGATCGTCACCACGTACGGGATGAGCGAGACCGCGGGCGGGTGCGTCTACAACGGCATCCCCCTTGCCGGCACCACTATCCGCATCGACGACGCCGACTCGGACGGTGTCGGACGAGTTGTCCTCGGCGGAGCGACAGTCGCCCTCGGCTACCGGAATCTCGCGGACCATCCTGCCTTCGCCGAGCCCGGGTGGTTCCGCACCGACGATCTCGGCGTCGTCACCGACGGTGCGCTGCGCATCGTCGGTCGCGCCGACGAGGCCATCTCGACGGGCGGACTCACGGTGGTCCCCCAAGTCGTCGAGGCGGTGATCGTCGACCTCGACGCCGTCACCGACTGCGCGGTCGTGGGAGTACCCGATGAGCGGCTCGGTGAGCGTGTTGTGGCTGTTGTTGTACCCGCCGCCGGACACGACGCTCCGAGCGTCGACGAGATAAGGGAGATCGTCGTCGAACGCCTCGATCGCTACGCCGCGCCGCGCGAGGTGGTCTTCGTCGACGCTCTGCCCCTTCGCGGTCCGGGCAAGGTCGACCGTGCGGCGCTGCGAGATCGGCTCCGCCAGAACACTCTCTGA
- a CDS encoding inorganic phosphate transporter — MTAEMIILVLLIVTALGFDFTNGFHDTGNAMATSIATGALKPKVAVGLSAILNLVGAFLSVEVAATITKDVLKIQTTSGDAKGALIEGLDANKALIIIFAGLIGAILWNLFTWLFGLPSSSSHALFGGLIGSGLAALGTTGINWHGILGKIIVPALFAPLIACVVAAVGTLLIYAITNGMSEAKKETGFRRGQVASASLVSLAHGTGDAQKTMGVIALALIATGHLDAASVSHGLPIWVVVTCASAIALGTWLGGWRIIRTLGKGLVEIKAPQGMAAEASSAAIILTSSAAGMALSTTHVATGSILGSGLGKKGAEVRWGVAGRMAVAWVTTLPAAALVGAICFWIAHLIGGAPGAIVIFLILAALSGYMYWRAQQQKVDHSNVNAEWDTETNSAVPAADDAPTTTNQA, encoded by the coding sequence ATGACCGCAGAGATGATCATTCTTGTGCTGTTGATCGTCACAGCCCTGGGCTTCGACTTCACCAACGGCTTCCACGACACCGGCAATGCCATGGCAACGTCCATCGCAACCGGCGCACTCAAGCCGAAGGTGGCCGTCGGCCTCTCGGCGATCCTGAACCTCGTCGGAGCATTCCTCTCCGTCGAGGTGGCGGCGACCATCACGAAGGACGTCCTCAAGATCCAGACGACGTCCGGCGACGCGAAGGGCGCCCTCATCGAAGGGCTCGACGCCAACAAGGCGTTGATCATCATCTTCGCGGGCCTCATCGGCGCCATCCTCTGGAACCTCTTCACGTGGCTGTTCGGCCTACCGTCCAGCTCCTCGCACGCGCTGTTCGGCGGCCTGATCGGTTCCGGTCTCGCCGCACTGGGCACCACCGGCATCAACTGGCACGGCATCCTGGGCAAGATCATCGTCCCGGCCCTGTTCGCTCCGCTGATCGCCTGCGTCGTCGCCGCGGTCGGCACACTCCTCATCTACGCGATCACCAACGGCATGTCCGAAGCCAAGAAGGAGACCGGATTCCGTCGCGGCCAGGTCGCATCCGCATCGCTCGTCTCCCTCGCACACGGAACCGGCGACGCACAGAAGACGATGGGTGTCATCGCACTCGCCCTCATCGCCACCGGCCACCTCGACGCGGCATCGGTCTCGCACGGTCTCCCGATCTGGGTCGTCGTCACCTGCGCCTCGGCCATCGCACTCGGCACCTGGCTCGGCGGCTGGCGCATCATCCGCACGCTCGGCAAGGGCCTCGTTGAGATCAAGGCGCCCCAGGGCATGGCGGCCGAGGCCTCGTCCGCGGCGATCATCCTGACCAGCTCGGCTGCGGGCATGGCCCTCTCGACCACACACGTCGCCACGGGCTCGATCCTCGGTTCCGGTCTGGGCAAGAAGGGCGCCGAAGTCCGCTGGGGCGTCGCGGGCCGAATGGCCGTCGCCTGGGTCACCACCCTTCCGGCGGCAGCACTCGTCGGCGCGATCTGCTTCTGGATCGCCCACCTCATCGGCGGTGCGCCGGGCGCGATCGTCATCTTCCTGATCCTCGCAGCGCTCTCCGGCTACATGTACTGGCGTGCACAGCAGCAGAAGGTCGACCACAGCAACGTCAACGCCGAGTGGGACACCGAGACCAACTCGGCCGTTCCCGCCGCAGACGACGCTCCGACGACCACCAACCAGGCCTGA
- a CDS encoding 1,4-dihydroxy-2-naphthoate polyprenyltransferase has translation MATVNEWIQGARPRTLPNAIAPVVAGVGAAARIGDVVWWKAGLALVVSLALIIGVNFANDYSDGIRGTDDDRVGPMRLVGSKVASPSAVKTAAFTCFGIGAVCGLVLAASTAWWLIAIGVVCIAGAWFYTGGKKPYGYLGFGEIAVFVFFGLVAVLGTQFVTIGRIDWVGGVAAVAVGSFSSAVLVANNLRDIPTDTESGKITLAVRLGDRGTRGLFVFLIAVPFVGTIVLIPVTTAALAGLVAAPLAAVALRPVASGAKGRDLIPALATTGLAMLAWSVATGLALAFA, from the coding sequence GTGGCAACGGTCAACGAATGGATCCAGGGCGCACGACCGCGGACGCTTCCGAATGCGATCGCTCCAGTGGTGGCAGGCGTCGGTGCTGCGGCACGGATCGGCGACGTCGTGTGGTGGAAAGCCGGCCTCGCCCTCGTCGTGTCGTTGGCGTTGATCATCGGCGTCAACTTCGCCAACGACTACTCGGACGGGATCCGCGGCACCGATGACGATCGAGTCGGCCCGATGCGCCTGGTCGGCTCGAAGGTCGCTTCGCCGTCTGCGGTGAAGACTGCCGCCTTCACGTGTTTCGGAATCGGCGCGGTGTGTGGTCTTGTCCTCGCGGCGAGCACCGCGTGGTGGCTGATCGCAATCGGCGTCGTGTGCATCGCCGGTGCCTGGTTCTACACCGGAGGAAAGAAGCCGTACGGCTACCTCGGCTTCGGCGAGATCGCGGTGTTCGTGTTCTTCGGACTCGTCGCCGTCTTGGGGACTCAGTTCGTCACGATCGGTCGGATCGACTGGGTCGGCGGAGTCGCCGCTGTTGCCGTCGGATCGTTCTCGAGCGCGGTCCTGGTCGCGAACAACCTGCGAGACATCCCGACCGACACCGAGTCGGGGAAGATCACCCTCGCCGTCCGACTCGGCGATCGCGGCACCCGCGGACTATTCGTCTTCCTGATCGCCGTGCCGTTCGTCGGGACGATCGTTCTGATTCCGGTGACGACGGCAGCTCTCGCGGGCCTGGTCGCCGCGCCCTTGGCCGCAGTCGCACTGCGCCCTGTCGCGTCCGGCGCCAAGGGCCGTGACCTCATCCCCGCACTCGCGACGACGGGACTCGCAATGCTCGCATGGTCGGTCGCGACCGGATTGGCCCTCGCCTTCGCCTGA
- a CDS encoding DUF4229 domain-containing protein, whose amino-acid sequence MSEDLPVEADTKNTDAKNAGPGGKPATTGTLITAIALYTAARLALVVAIAAVIFFVGKAAGVDVPLVVAAVFGVLIALPVGMVAFKTLRLRVNDQITRIDAARSARHDELQSRLRGDSE is encoded by the coding sequence ATGAGTGAAGACCTCCCCGTGGAAGCGGACACCAAGAACACCGACGCCAAGAACGCTGGGCCAGGCGGGAAGCCTGCGACGACCGGGACGTTGATCACCGCGATCGCTCTCTACACGGCTGCTCGTCTCGCGCTGGTCGTCGCGATCGCGGCCGTCATCTTCTTCGTCGGCAAAGCCGCGGGCGTCGACGTGCCGCTTGTGGTCGCCGCGGTGTTCGGCGTCCTGATCGCACTTCCAGTGGGCATGGTCGCGTTCAAGACCCTCCGTCTCCGGGTGAACGACCAGATCACCCGCATCGACGCCGCACGCAGTGCTCGTCACGACGAACTCCAGTCGCGTCTGCGGGGCGACAGCGAATGA
- a CDS encoding FtsX-like permease family protein, protein MRGIGAGFTRIRVLGLRELTSHKLRVVTSLLVVTVSSALLVAVLSVYGSLTASVRDFNAAIAGVATVEVAGITDSGVPASIAGELREHVPLAEEVVPIVRGSIVIDGSPTVLLGSDYRASMLSPELGAAAESDDSGLSIDDLADGIVVGPTVGLAVGQTVDVAGERLTIRRVLGDEASGLNGGRFVFAYLPLAQRLAGLSDAVDSLLIVPIANADSDALRESVEDVVGDRASVVDPDFRVRQAEVASSVVRDSTLLVSMVSLVIAAFLVFNTMNMAVASRRRSLAMIRALGGRRRHLAGDLLGESALFGVVGGVAGIPIGVVAGRWALSRVPGGSSSVGMEVSYTLPALVPAAGIGAAVLACIGATALAAKAVFSVTPVEAMAPGQVTEAAGVSPRLLWTSGVVGVMGVLGAWLIVETVDGRAAILAGAVYAVGGLILCFALSPLLVAGVRAVATGFAGPGRLAAVNSERAPRRVWATVMTVAVAVSVGIGISGALNNLVGSLSSSLGGLSEPDLYVSSQDAASIPTGPVLDPVVRREVAATPGVRRVIGGQWANVNLGDARIVVQGLERGASAPFLRKASQEAADEVLNGRGILLSRTLARTLDADVGDELTLATPAGPRQLRVLETVNYVSMDSGVAAVSITLLHTWFKRPGDTYLQVMIDAGADHDAVRRAVARIADAHPGVGGSPVNVYTGEQALAAAQRTAEQSGGFTVAIQWIVSGAAAIALLNTLLLSVLERRREIGVLRSMGASRRFVFRMVLAEAGAIAVIGAVTGAVMGTGLHVLADAILTETTSIDIVYSPLWSSSWYVAVSAVLCLLGAVVPAVRASRQNISESIAAE, encoded by the coding sequence ATGCGGGGCATCGGAGCCGGGTTCACCCGCATCAGGGTGCTCGGTCTGCGAGAGCTGACATCGCACAAACTCAGGGTCGTCACGTCGCTGCTCGTGGTGACGGTGTCGTCCGCGCTGCTCGTCGCGGTGCTCTCGGTGTACGGCTCGTTGACGGCGTCGGTACGCGACTTCAACGCGGCGATCGCTGGCGTCGCCACCGTCGAGGTCGCCGGCATCACCGATTCGGGCGTGCCCGCGTCGATCGCGGGGGAACTGCGCGAGCACGTTCCGCTTGCAGAAGAGGTGGTCCCGATCGTCCGCGGGTCGATTGTCATCGACGGCAGTCCGACCGTGTTGCTCGGCTCGGACTATCGGGCCTCGATGCTGTCGCCGGAGCTCGGGGCCGCTGCGGAGTCGGACGATTCCGGGCTGAGCATCGACGACCTGGCCGACGGCATCGTGGTCGGGCCGACGGTCGGGCTGGCCGTGGGGCAGACCGTCGACGTCGCCGGCGAGAGGCTCACGATCCGGAGGGTGCTAGGTGACGAGGCGTCCGGTCTCAACGGCGGCCGCTTCGTCTTCGCGTACCTGCCACTGGCACAACGGCTGGCAGGCCTGAGTGACGCAGTCGACTCGTTGCTCATCGTTCCGATCGCCAACGCCGACTCCGACGCATTACGCGAGTCGGTCGAGGACGTCGTGGGAGATCGGGCGAGCGTTGTCGACCCCGACTTCCGCGTCAGGCAGGCGGAGGTCGCGAGTTCGGTCGTCCGTGACTCGACGCTCCTCGTGTCGATGGTGTCGCTGGTCATCGCCGCCTTCCTGGTGTTCAACACCATGAACATGGCGGTCGCGTCCCGTCGACGCAGCCTGGCGATGATCCGCGCCCTCGGTGGACGACGGCGGCATCTCGCAGGCGACCTGCTGGGCGAATCCGCGCTCTTCGGTGTAGTCGGAGGCGTCGCGGGCATCCCGATCGGTGTCGTCGCAGGCCGGTGGGCGCTGAGTCGGGTACCGGGCGGATCGTCCTCGGTCGGGATGGAAGTCAGTTACACGCTGCCTGCGTTGGTCCCCGCGGCGGGAATCGGAGCAGCTGTTCTCGCGTGTATCGGTGCGACGGCGCTCGCTGCGAAGGCAGTCTTCTCGGTTACGCCGGTGGAGGCGATGGCCCCCGGGCAGGTGACCGAGGCGGCAGGCGTGTCGCCGCGACTCCTATGGACGTCGGGTGTGGTGGGTGTGATGGGCGTCCTCGGAGCCTGGTTGATCGTCGAGACCGTCGACGGGCGCGCGGCGATCCTCGCGGGAGCGGTCTACGCCGTCGGCGGACTGATCCTCTGTTTCGCTCTCAGCCCGTTGCTGGTGGCCGGGGTGCGAGCGGTGGCCACCGGATTCGCCGGGCCGGGACGACTGGCCGCGGTGAACTCCGAACGTGCGCCCCGCCGGGTATGGGCCACGGTGATGACCGTCGCCGTCGCAGTCTCGGTCGGCATCGGGATATCAGGTGCGTTGAACAACCTCGTCGGATCGTTGTCGTCGTCGCTCGGCGGGTTGAGCGAACCGGACCTCTACGTGTCGTCGCAGGACGCTGCGTCGATTCCGACCGGGCCGGTACTCGATCCGGTCGTCCGGCGTGAAGTGGCCGCGACTCCGGGCGTGCGGCGGGTCATCGGCGGACAGTGGGCGAATGTGAACCTCGGAGACGCTCGGATCGTCGTGCAGGGACTCGAACGTGGAGCATCGGCCCCGTTCCTGCGGAAAGCGTCGCAGGAGGCGGCGGACGAGGTCCTGAACGGTCGGGGAATCCTGTTGTCGCGGACTCTGGCCCGCACGTTGGACGCAGATGTCGGCGACGAGCTCACTCTGGCCACACCCGCCGGACCCCGACAGTTGCGTGTCCTCGAGACGGTGAACTACGTCTCGATGGACTCCGGGGTGGCTGCGGTGTCCATCACCCTGCTGCACACCTGGTTCAAGCGCCCGGGGGACACGTACCTCCAGGTGATGATCGACGCGGGGGCCGATCACGATGCGGTGCGTCGTGCGGTCGCCAGGATCGCCGACGCGCATCCCGGAGTCGGCGGCTCGCCCGTCAACGTCTACACAGGGGAGCAGGCGTTGGCCGCCGCCCAGCGAACGGCGGAGCAGTCGGGTGGATTCACCGTCGCGATCCAGTGGATCGTGTCCGGGGCTGCGGCGATCGCATTGCTCAACACGCTCCTGCTGTCGGTGCTGGAACGACGACGTGAGATCGGCGTGCTGCGGTCGATGGGAGCCTCTCGCCGATTCGTCTTCCGCATGGTGCTCGCCGAAGCAGGCGCCATCGCCGTGATCGGGGCGGTGACCGGTGCGGTGATGGGCACCGGGCTGCACGTCCTCGCGGATGCGATTCTCACCGAGACGACTTCCATCGACATCGTCTACAGCCCACTGTGGTCGTCGAGTTGGTACGTCGCGGTGTCGGCTGTGCTGTGCCTTCTCGGTGCCGTTGTCCCGGCAGTCCGCGCGTCACGCCAGAACATCAGCGAGTCGATCGCGGCCGAGTAG
- a CDS encoding PLP-dependent cysteine synthase family protein translates to MTATRIVEHTSDREWTAEAVRRIGADGLRSADTHLLKVDLPSWSRTEAGGIDLYLKDESTHPTGSLKHRLARSLFLYALCNGWIGPGTTVIEASSGSTAVSEAYFAKLIGVPFVAVMMKGTSPRKTELIEAQGGRCHFVDSPSEIYAVAQRLEAELDGHFIDQFTMAERATDWRGNNNIAESVFAQMAGEPHPVPEWIVVGAGTGGTSATFGRYVRYQQHNTRLAVVDVENSVFLPAYEAGDGTITSTGGSRIEGIGRPRVEPSFVSQVIDRMIGVPDASSVAAARFLSARLGRRVGGSTGTNFWGACTIMAEMADAGRAGSVVSLLCDSGDRYDHTYYNDEWVAAQELDLGPPTAVLTEYFATGVWNS, encoded by the coding sequence ATGACCGCCACGCGGATCGTCGAGCACACGTCTGATCGCGAGTGGACGGCCGAAGCGGTCCGTCGGATCGGGGCGGACGGTCTGCGCAGTGCCGACACCCATCTTCTGAAAGTCGACCTGCCGTCGTGGTCGCGGACTGAAGCGGGCGGGATCGACCTGTACTTGAAGGACGAGTCGACACACCCGACAGGCTCTCTCAAGCATCGCCTCGCGCGATCGTTGTTCCTGTACGCGCTGTGCAACGGGTGGATTGGCCCCGGCACCACCGTGATCGAAGCGTCGTCGGGGTCGACTGCAGTGTCCGAGGCGTACTTCGCCAAGCTCATCGGCGTGCCGTTCGTCGCGGTGATGATGAAGGGCACCTCGCCCCGTAAGACTGAACTCATCGAAGCGCAGGGTGGCCGCTGTCATTTCGTCGACTCGCCGTCGGAGATCTACGCTGTCGCACAGCGACTCGAGGCCGAGTTGGACGGTCATTTCATCGATCAGTTCACGATGGCCGAGCGTGCGACGGACTGGCGCGGCAACAACAACATCGCCGAATCGGTGTTCGCGCAGATGGCCGGCGAGCCTCATCCGGTGCCGGAGTGGATCGTCGTCGGCGCCGGCACCGGTGGGACCTCGGCGACCTTCGGGCGGTACGTCCGCTACCAGCAGCACAACACGCGTCTGGCCGTCGTCGATGTCGAGAACTCGGTGTTCCTGCCCGCCTATGAGGCAGGCGACGGCACCATCACCTCGACCGGCGGATCGCGAATCGAGGGGATCGGCCGTCCTCGGGTCGAGCCGTCGTTCGTCTCCCAGGTGATCGATCGGATGATCGGTGTGCCCGACGCGTCGTCGGTGGCCGCCGCACGGTTCCTCAGCGCACGCCTCGGCCGCCGGGTCGGCGGTTCCACCGGAACCAACTTCTGGGGCGCGTGCACGATCATGGCGGAGATGGCCGACGCGGGTCGCGCGGGCAGTGTGGTCTCGCTCCTGTGCGACAGCGGCGACCGCTACGATCACACCTACTACAACGACGAATGGGTCGCCGCGCAGGAACTCGACCTCGGGCCGCCCACCGCCGTGCTCACCGAGTACTTCGCCACGGGAGTCTGGAACTCCTGA
- a CDS encoding helix-turn-helix domain-containing protein yields the protein MHDEEMPTDTDSMTGTAASSDPAVGLGTVRALRTLADRLEDVHVASARAAGWSWQAIADVLQVSRQAVHQKHSYREAAPAAGKDGNDV from the coding sequence ATGCACGACGAAGAGATGCCGACCGACACCGACTCGATGACGGGAACCGCGGCGAGTTCCGATCCCGCCGTAGGACTGGGAACAGTCCGAGCGCTGAGGACTCTCGCGGACCGCCTCGAAGACGTTCATGTCGCCTCCGCTCGAGCCGCAGGCTGGAGTTGGCAGGCGATCGCGGACGTCCTACAGGTCAGCCGGCAGGCCGTGCACCAGAAGCACTCGTATCGAGAGGCTGCACCAGCAGCTGGAAAGGACGGCAACGATGTTTGA